acttgacccgtcgcaagcttgtgacggatatgcccGTCATAAGGGAGACTTGTTGTATTTATATATGTGCTATTCAGTTTTCTATAAAACCGATTCAATTCTCTATATATTGTGACGTAACCAATATTTGTAGTTTAACAATAACTTAAATATGTAGATGTTAACTAGCTTTGTTGGCAACTTGGCAAGGTCATGAAATGTGCTACTTATGATTTGAGTTCAAATTCTGTCAGAATCAAAACTGTCCTTTTGACTCGCTCCCTTTAggacaaaaaaaaaacttaaatatATTTGAAAAATTGAAGTGGAGACGAGTTATAGATAAAATACAACAAATCGCTTATGAAACATTGTAATTTCTAGCCATCTCAATTCCACAGTCAATAATGTAATTTCAACGATTTAAACTTTAGGGTTTTGTATGTGAGATCAACACGGTAATCGAGTGACTGGAACGCAATATTACTTGATTATATATAATATAAACGGGTTTTCTACGTGTATCCTAAGAGCACACATTAATAAGCCAAATATGGAAAGATTCACAACGTAACACgaattttctaacatgtgccctaagGACACACGTTAATAAGCTTGGAAAATTCATAAgatattctcactaattatggtaaaacAAAGTTTATTCTTTCATTtatcataagaatatgttgtGAATCTTTCAAAATTTAGCTTATTAACATGTACCCTTTTACAACGTAATATAAATAGATTGATTTTTCAGTTAGTTAACTAAGAGTAAAATAATCTAAGAATACTTTCCAACTTGGCTTCGAAGATTTCAAGAATTTATTTTAGAAAACCAATATTTTTCGAGTCAAACAATGCAATGACAATTGCATCAGAAAGTCAACTACAACACCTGCTTGTTAATTAGCTAGCTAGCTACTGCCAGTATACCCGTGAAATAAGCTTATGTTTTACAGATTAGTCTAATTAGTACTCCTCATTAAATTATTTCTTGATGCTATAAATTACTACAATTTTGAGTTTATAAAACGTTTATATTAGGGGTAAAACGGTTTTCTTCAAAATACACAGGGCAACATCGACGAAACTTCTAAAACATTTATGATCTTAGGGTGAAAAATTTATGTAAGTACTCTGTATTATTACTTATTTTTATTAGCCACAAGCTCCTTATCTAATTATATATTCTCAAAACTTGTACAGACTATCAAATATCGTAATCTCAGTCTCATTTTATATTGTACAAAGTATATATTTTTATTCGATAACACAATAAATAACTACGAATTACATCCGTACTACATAGGCATGATATTAGATTAAAATGACCTATATAGACATGTTCTACTAGTGGCCATGGAAACAAAACAAGATTATGATTTGTTTTAAAGTTTCATTGTCAATGATAGATTGCATATTAATTCTCACCCGATTTTGTTTATTTCTTCCTAAACAATAATAATTCCACAATGTCATCTCTAAtcactactactaataataatcctCGTACATCAGTCAATAAACAGTCGGTTCAACAACAAACAAAATGACCTAATTATATTCTCTTAATcttataataaatattattaattattaattcatATAGATTTGGACCACCATTATTTATTAATACCATACCCCTTCCTTTCATATGTTATAACTTACCTTTTAAGCACTCCTTTCCCCTTTCATTTCCCTCTTTCAACTTCCCTTCAAAACCATCTTATTTTCTCTCTAATTCCCCATCTTCATACCTTGAGCATGCATGAATGTCCAGAGAAAGGTATAGTATTACTATAACACTACTTTGTTATACTACTGATTCATGTTAGTCGACTCCAAATCAAACACGTATATGCATGTTCTTGGTACATAGATCTATTACATGAGAAAATATAACTAGCTATGTACACCTACATATATCTATACAATCTATGCATAATAGTTTTTCCATCTGGACATTGAAACGGGTCAAATATTATCTCACTCGTGCATTTAAGATCAATATTTTGTTTTTCTGCATGCATTCTGTTTTTGTCTTATTCAAGACTATTAACCCattttaagcttaagacggatacacCTGTCTTAAACAAGTATTTGTCAGTAGCTTTAGTAGAAAGTATTCATTGATTAATTTCAATTCTAAACGTATTGTGTATATATGAAATGTTTGGTAGGGAGATATTTGATGAGATAGGGAAGAAGATCAAGAGGGAGAGTGATGCGGCGGCAGCAGCAGTGGCGGTGACGGTGgcaggaggaggaggaaggaggCATATTCAGTTAGGTCCACCAGGAATATTAAACACAATAACACCATGTGCGGCATGTAAGCTATTAAGGAGGAGGTGTGCTCAAGAGTGTCCCTTCTCACCTTACTTCTCCCCACATGAACCTCACAAATTTGCTTCCGTTCACAAGGTTTTTGGTGCTAGTAATGTTTCCAAGTTACTCATGGTATTAATCATTTATTTTACTTcccatttaattaattaatttttgtgAAAATATTACACATTTAGAATTTGCATTGAAAAGACGGACCCCCTTTTCGATCACAGATTCTCAAATAAAACCGTTATACAGTGTACAATAACCTTATACAACAAATTAAATAGAACTGCTATACGGTGTAGAATAACCTTATATTTGTTATATGCACCTTATTGACGTTATCATAAAATCATAAAATGAGGTGCATGAGCTATTATTGGGTTATTGCACAATACACAAGAAGTTTCGCATGAGACTAATTGTTCTTATTTATCGTTTATAATAGTAGACTTGCATTATGTTGCGGTAAGCATACTTACGCAGAAAAGTCAAATAACTTTATCAACTAACCTAGCCGATATCTACTAGACCCGATTTTCAAATGCAACATTAGATCTATCTTACCTCACATTTATATTTTTTCATGTAGAGTTTCTTACAATAAAATCACTAAATTAGGAATTTAGGATGACTTCAATTAATTTATGAGGAATGTAAAATACAGGAAGTGCCAGAGAATCAAAGAGCAGATGCAGCCAACAGTCTAGTGTATGAAGCAAATGTGAGGTTAAGGGATCCGGTGTATGGTTGCATGGGAGCAATTTCAGCATTACAACAACAACTTCAAGTTTTACAAGCTGAACTTAATGCTATAAGAGCTGAAATACTCAAATATAAATATAGAGATATTAATAATGTctctaatattaatattaatactattGGAAACAATcttaatattaataacaataatagtagtagtaataataataacaataacaataataataataataataatccgaCCGCTTCTCAAGTCAGTTTCTTTCCTACTTCCGGAGTTGTTTCACAATCgtcaccacctccaccaccgcctgcACCAGAGCCGGCTCTCCATGATCCTCCTAATTCCTCGGTTTCTTCGTCTATGTACACACAAGCTTCAGCTGGTAGTAATGATAATTATAGTTCCATTTCTAATGAAAACATTTCTTATTTTGGTTAATTATTGAATCTTATTGAGTAGGGTAACCTAAAATACACtcattatgattattattattgtttcttAATTATTCCTCACAAATGTCATAAGATTTGAATTGGATCATCTTGTGTTGATTCCATAACATTGTTGTTgtactttatttatttatgtacTGTTAGATGGTGTAAGAGTAATTAGTGTAAAAACATCAAATTAAATGAGAGACTTTATTTATTCGTATTTATGTAATGAAATtaagtttttgtttgtttgtttgtttgttaattACTAGAATAAATTACTCGTATTATTCttaacttttttatttttatttttataataagtACAGAGTAGTTTATTTGAAAGATAAATAGAAGATTAGAACAATTTTTATTAGTCATCTCATTTTTGTGGTACATAAAAGTTCAGGTTAACGAGTAGGGCTTATCCAGTTCATGGGCATGTCAGACTATTGACCACTTTGAGGACTTATAGTGATGTTTACTAGATTGTTTACAGGGTCGTTTAAGAGGATGTTCCAAGAGATTCTTAGAACCGGGGCCCATAACATAAAATGACCTCAAAATGTATGATTTTGGTAATATCTtctaaaaaaatgaaattttgtCATTGCTTTGAACGAAATATATAACATACAATACAGTTTTTTATATTTTGGGAGGCCTATTTTGGCAGTTAAAACAAGGCCTCTGAATCCATTAAACGGACTTGATTGTTTACCAATAGGGCTATATTTGGACTAGTACAATTACATCATTATTACTGTTCTATATTATGGTGTAGAATCACTTTTTAAATAGAAGTTGTAACCGATCTCTTCTGAAAAACAAGTACTAATACGGTGTAGATTACTCAAAATAAATTAAGTAGTCTGAATTCTTGTCCTCAATTATTAATGCATGTCATTTAATGATCAGTCAATTATAATTAGCATCtcttgtttggaaattgtaactaaATTAGACGCCAGGGTTTTGAAAACAAGGGGTGACTATGCATTTGATCAAATTGCACGTGCATAAATTTCACAAAGTACATACTACTTCGTATGTGTCAAATTTTCGATTTTATAAACGCTAGTAAAATCATGTGAAATGATATGTTGATTTGTGTTCAAATATCATCAGTAACATATTTTCACTTATAGCTAGATAggctaccaaaaaaaaaaatagaatgaaAATCAAGGAGATCAAATTACTCTATTTATGACACTTTTGTCTTATCCACCCGAATAAAAAGTCTCATATTGATGTGTGAATGAGTAACTTTGTCCTTATTTTTTTATAACTATCTTGACCATAAGTCCATAAATAATGAATAGTAATTTTAATACTCGTTCTTTACTAGAGTATGATTATAGTCAAGCtaaacattatttctaacgtAAAATAATCGTCTAATCGAGATCTATTAGATCCTCTAAGAAATGGGTCTTCGTTTACTAATTTGAAAGCTAGTCCCTAGCTCGAATCTTTTCAAAGACACG
The Silene latifolia isolate original U9 population chromosome 11, ASM4854445v1, whole genome shotgun sequence genome window above contains:
- the LOC141615307 gene encoding LOB domain-containing protein 15 encodes the protein MSREREIFDEIGKKIKRESDAAAAAVAVTVAGGGGRRHIQLGPPGILNTITPCAACKLLRRRCAQECPFSPYFSPHEPHKFASVHKVFGASNVSKLLMEVPENQRADAANSLVYEANVRLRDPVYGCMGAISALQQQLQVLQAELNAIRAEILKYKYRDINNVSNININTIGNNLNINNNNSSSNNNNNNNNNNNNNPTASQVSFFPTSGVVSQSSPPPPPPAPEPALHDPPNSSVSSSMYTQASAGSNDNYSSISNENISYFG